The Trachemys scripta elegans isolate TJP31775 chromosome 21, CAS_Tse_1.0, whole genome shotgun sequence genome has a segment encoding these proteins:
- the THY1 gene encoding thy-1 membrane glycoprotein — protein sequence MNPTISIAVILTVLQVAHCQKIKELSACLLGQNLRVDCRYENKTSNFLTYDFSVLKENRKRVIQSNLNVPENSLKTRSNITLSKDLACLQLFDFTTADEGIYICELKITGDYTGNQIRNITVIKDKLEKCAGISLLIQNTSWLLLLLLSLPLLQAVDFVSL from the exons ATGAATCCCACCATCAGCATCGCTGTCATCCTGACAG TGCTGCAGGTTGCCCATTGCCagaagatcaaggagctgagcgCCTGCTTGCTGGGTCAGAACCTGCGCGTGGACTGCCGCTACGAAAACAAGACCAGCAACTTCCTGACGTACGATTTCAGCGTGCTCAAGGAAAACAGGAAGCGGGTGATCCAGAGCAACCTGAACGTCCCTGAGAACAGCCTCAAGACCCGATCCAACATCACCCTGTCCAAGGACCTGGCGTGCCTGCAGCTGTTCGACTTCACCACCGCAGACGAGGGCATCTACATCTGCGAGCTGAAGATCACCGGTGACTACACCGGCAACCAGATAAGGAACATCACCGTCATCAaag acaagctggagaaatgtgctGGCATCAGCCTCTTGATTCAGAACACTTCCTGgttgctgctcctgctcctgtctCTGCCGCTCCTGCAAGCTGTGGACTTCGTGTCCCTGTGA